Proteins from one Rubidibacter lacunae KORDI 51-2 genomic window:
- the acs gene encoding acetate--CoA ligase: protein MSQPTIESILNENRLFAPPTELAEQAHIKNLEEYRQLQARATTDPEGFWGELAARELEWFEPWTQVLDWQPPFAKWFVDGKLNITHNCLDRHLSTWRRNKAALIWEGEPGDSRTLTYAQLHREVCQMANVLKQLGVQKGDRVGIYMPMIPEAAIALLACARIGAPHTVVFGGFSAEALQNRLVDAKAKLVIAADGGFRKDKTVPLKVAVDRALADNGAPTVEHVLVVKRTGEAVEMVEGRDYWWHDLQAGASGTCPAEPMDSEDMLFILYTSGTTGKPKGVVHTTGGYNLYSHVTLKWAFDLKDTDVYWCTADVGWITGHSYIVYGPLSNGATTLMYEGAPRPSNPGCLWDVVEKYGVSIFYTAPTAIRALSKLGDRYPNARDLSSLRILGTVGEPINPEAWMWYRRVIGGDRCPIVDTWWQTETGGFMISPLPGATPTKPGSATFPFPGIQADVVDMEGNPVTGNEGGYLVVKHPWPGMMRTVYGNPERFRRTYWEHIPPKDGQYLYFAGDGAHKDEDGYFWIMGRVDDVINVAGHRLGTMEVESALVSHPAVAEAAVVGRNDEIKGEDIFAFVILETDRDPSDALAAELKQHVVREIGAIARPGGIRFTDVLPKTRSGKIVRRVLRSLASGEEVAGDTSTLEDRSVLEKLRAGE, encoded by the coding sequence ATGTCGCAACCAACGATTGAATCAATTCTTAACGAAAACCGCTTGTTTGCACCGCCAACCGAACTGGCCGAGCAAGCTCATATCAAAAATTTAGAAGAATATCGTCAATTGCAAGCCCGCGCCACGACCGATCCGGAAGGTTTTTGGGGAGAACTTGCCGCACGGGAATTAGAGTGGTTCGAACCGTGGACTCAAGTCCTCGACTGGCAGCCGCCGTTTGCAAAGTGGTTCGTGGACGGCAAGCTGAATATCACCCACAATTGTCTCGATCGCCACCTGAGCACGTGGCGGCGCAATAAAGCCGCGCTGATTTGGGAAGGCGAACCCGGCGACTCGCGGACCCTGACCTACGCGCAACTGCACCGCGAAGTTTGTCAGATGGCTAACGTTCTCAAGCAGCTAGGCGTGCAGAAAGGCGATCGCGTTGGCATTTATATGCCCATGATTCCCGAAGCCGCGATCGCGCTGCTGGCATGCGCTCGCATCGGCGCGCCCCATACGGTCGTTTTCGGCGGATTTAGCGCAGAAGCACTCCAAAATCGCTTGGTAGACGCCAAAGCCAAGCTCGTGATCGCGGCCGATGGGGGCTTTCGCAAAGATAAAACCGTTCCGCTGAAAGTTGCTGTTGACCGAGCTCTCGCTGACAATGGCGCGCCTACGGTCGAGCACGTGCTGGTCGTCAAGCGGACGGGCGAGGCGGTCGAAATGGTGGAGGGACGCGATTACTGGTGGCACGACCTGCAGGCAGGGGCATCCGGTACTTGCCCGGCCGAACCGATGGATAGCGAGGACATGCTGTTTATCCTCTACACCAGCGGTACCACAGGCAAACCTAAGGGGGTCGTTCACACTACAGGCGGCTATAATCTTTATTCCCATGTCACGCTGAAGTGGGCCTTCGACCTCAAGGACACCGACGTATATTGGTGTACCGCTGATGTCGGCTGGATCACCGGGCACAGCTACATCGTTTACGGACCGCTTTCCAACGGCGCGACAACCCTGATGTACGAGGGTGCACCGCGACCCTCGAATCCAGGGTGTTTGTGGGACGTGGTGGAAAAGTACGGCGTATCGATTTTCTATACCGCACCAACGGCTATTCGCGCGCTCAGCAAGCTCGGCGATCGCTACCCGAACGCCCGCGATCTATCCTCCTTGCGGATCCTCGGCACCGTCGGCGAACCGATCAACCCCGAAGCGTGGATGTGGTACCGGCGGGTTATCGGCGGCGATCGCTGCCCGATTGTCGATACTTGGTGGCAGACGGAAACGGGCGGCTTTATGATTTCGCCGCTGCCGGGGGCGACACCAACGAAGCCCGGCTCGGCAACTTTTCCATTCCCGGGCATCCAAGCTGATGTTGTCGATATGGAAGGTAACCCGGTCACCGGCAATGAGGGCGGCTATTTGGTCGTCAAGCATCCCTGGCCGGGCATGATGCGCACCGTTTACGGCAATCCCGAACGATTCCGCCGCACGTATTGGGAACACATTCCGCCCAAAGACGGGCAATATCTGTACTTCGCCGGCGATGGCGCCCACAAAGATGAGGACGGATACTTCTGGATCATGGGTCGCGTGGACGATGTCATCAACGTCGCCGGCCACCGCCTCGGCACGATGGAAGTGGAATCGGCGCTGGTCTCTCACCCCGCCGTCGCGGAAGCTGCTGTCGTCGGACGCAACGACGAAATCAAAGGCGAGGATATCTTTGCCTTTGTCATTTTGGAAACCGATCGCGATCCGAGTGACGCGTTAGCCGCAGAGCTGAAGCAACATGTTGTGCGGGAAATCGGCGCGATCGCCCGTCCAGGAGGAATCCGTTTTACGGACGTCCTGCCGAAGACGAGATCGGGTAAGATCGTGCGCCGCGTGTTGCGCAGCCTCGCTTCCGGGGAAGAAGTTGCCGGCGACACCTCCACTCTGGAAGATCGCAGTGTCCTGGAAAAGTTGCGCGCGGGCGAATAA
- a CDS encoding RpnC/YadD family protein, whose translation MTRQAHDALAKQFLADLLEPLGRSISSLDVADEPRQVDVFFEPAFPPVPAPELLGTIARIASVPCALEVFRNAPTIVEFQTCLLKLYTLRAGGLRRARRDRKPLSENALPPLWVLSPTLSPAFLKRFAASDRPDWLPGVYSTPDGYRAHLVAIHQLPATPETLMLRVLGRGQVQRAAIEEVRSLPGSPTIERVLALLENWRYTIQLRENRSEDEEEVLMNLSPAYLRWREAHLQEGRQEGLQEGRQEGRLEGLQAGRRETIETALRVRFGGIDPELARIIPALLALPLGETMGLVMTGDRAQLLKHFENY comes from the coding sequence ATGACCCGCCAAGCTCACGATGCCCTCGCCAAGCAGTTCCTCGCCGATCTGCTCGAACCCCTCGGTCGCAGTATTTCCAGTCTGGATGTTGCTGACGAGCCGCGCCAAGTCGATGTTTTCTTCGAGCCGGCTTTCCCGCCGGTTCCCGCCCCCGAGCTGCTAGGGACGATCGCCCGCATTGCCTCCGTGCCGTGCGCCTTGGAAGTTTTTCGGAATGCCCCGACTATCGTCGAGTTCCAGACCTGTTTGCTCAAGCTTTATACCCTGCGGGCGGGCGGGCTGCGGCGTGCCCGGCGCGATCGCAAGCCGCTCTCCGAGAACGCACTGCCGCCACTATGGGTGCTGTCGCCAACACTGTCGCCAGCGTTCTTGAAACGGTTTGCCGCGAGCGATCGCCCCGATTGGCTGCCGGGCGTTTACTCGACCCCGGATGGCTACCGAGCCCACTTGGTGGCGATCCACCAGTTGCCGGCAACGCCCGAGACGTTGATGCTGCGGGTGCTGGGACGCGGGCAGGTGCAGCGGGCGGCGATTGAGGAAGTGCGATCGCTGCCGGGGTCGCCGACGATAGAGCGGGTGCTGGCTTTGCTCGAGAACTGGCGCTACACGATTCAGCTCAGAGAGAATAGAAGCGAGGACGAGGAGGAAGTGCTGATGAACTTATCACCTGCCTATTTGCGCTGGCGCGAGGCACACCTGCAGGAAGGTCGCCAAGAAGGTCTTCAAGAGGGACGCCAAGAGGGTCGCCTAGAAGGTCTTCAGGCAGGTCGCCGGGAGACGATCGAGACTGCTCTGCGCGTTCGCTTCGGCGGCATCGACCCCGAGTTGGCTCGGATTATCCCGGCGCTGCTCGCTTTGCCCTTAGGCGAGACGATGGGCCTGGTTATGACTGGCGATCGCGCCCAACTCCTAAAACACTTCGAAAATTATTAA